GAAGCGGGATTCTTTCGGGGCGCATCGCCTACCCGATCGTGAAGATGGCGCAGGGGCTCGAGCGGATCTCGAACGACGATCTGACGGTTCGCGTTTCCGAGTATCGGCATGACGAAATCGGGGAGGCGGGAAAGACCCTCGACATGATGACCCGCTGGCTGGCGGAGCGGCAGAAGATCAGCCGGTTCGTCGCGCCACAGGTTCTCGATGCTCTCGGAAAAGACGAACCGGAGCGACTTTCGCAGGCGACCCGCCGGGACGCGGTGACGCTGGTTTCCGATATCCGCGGTTTCACAACCCTTTCCGAGACGCATCCGCCGGAGATGATTTTCTCGCTGATCAACCGGCATTTGCAGATCATGACGCGGGCGATTCAGAAGCATGGCGGAGTCATCGACCGGTTCATCGGCGATGCAATCCAGGCCGTATATTATTGCGCGCCGGGGTTTGACGCGGCCGGAAAGGCCGTCGAATCCGCTCTGGAGATGATGGACGCGCACCGGAAATTCAACGAAGAACGTCTCGCCCAGGGCTTGTTCACCTACGGCATCGGTATCGGCATCGACCAGGGAAGCCTGCTGACGGGCGTCATGGGCGACCCCGCCGTCCGACTGGATTTTTCCGTGGTCGGAGACCCGATGAAGCACGCCGCCGACCTCGAGGCTTCTTCCAAATGCGGAAAGGCGACGAAAATCGTTTGTTCCGGTACGGTTCGCGAGGCAGTCTCTGAACGGTTCGGATATATCCCGATGGAAGGCACGGATTGTGACGATGCCTGGGAAGTGACGGAGAGACTGTCCTCCTCCGAAGGGCAGGAAAAGACGTGCGAGGCACCGGCGCAACTGCCGGAGCAGACGGAGCGGACGGAACGGCCGGCACCGAGGCTTGCCGCTGAAACCGCCGGCGGTCCTGCCTTCCAGGCCAGTTCCGGGGCGGTTCTGGCGTTCGGGCTGCTCGCCATCCTCGTCCCGTTCGGATTGACGCTCAGGGGCCTCGACACGATTTCCGGCCAGGCTCGTGTGACCGGACTGGCACGGATGCAGGCAGATTTCCGCAAAGAGCTCAGTCTGGCGGAAACGTCTCTGGAGCCGCGCTTCCAACTCTCTCTCGATCTTCGTGCCCGCGCGGAACAGGCCTTGGAGCTCGACCCGCCGGACGACCCCCGTCTCCTGGCGAATGCCGTTGCATCGATTGCAGGCGCCCGGTGCTTCCGCATCGACATGCCGAAGTTCGGACGATCCGATGGCGCGCTTCCGAACATGTTCAGAGAGGTGCGGGGAGGGGCGGGCGTGAACCTGAATTCCCTTCCAGAGAATCTATTGCAGAGCTGGCTGCTGCTGGTCTCGGACAAGGTGTTCTCCTTGGCCAGGTCATCCCCGCCCTTTCCCCGGGCCGTGCTCCAGGATGCCTGGGATCGGTATGAACAGGCGGTGGGATCCAGGAATGATCTCGAACGTCATTTCGGACAGGGATTCGGGAACCTGACCTCGGTTTCTCTGGGTGGTAGTTCTTTCCAATTTCTCTGGGCCGTCGGGCGGTCATGGAACGATCCCGCGGTGGCGACGCTCTCGGCCGCATTTTTCGTGATACCGGACGATCAAATCACGCAGGAGCGGGGAAACAGGGCGTTCGTGGCGAACATGGCCCGTCGCGGTCTCCGCGCCGCGATCCTTCCGGCCCATGGTGCGCGAAATCCGGACTGGATCGATCAGGAGTTTCTCCGGAATCCCGCCTACGGCAGCCTGCTCGACAAACCGCCGTTGAGCCTCGTCGAACTGCCGTCGGCGAACGAACGACTGGTGGCCCATGCCAGGCGGTCCCTCGGGGAAAACCCGATTACCATCGTTCTGATGCAGGCATGTCCCCCGGAGTCGAAGATTCCGGCCCTCATCAGGTTCGGGACCTTGCTCTTTTTCGGGGCGTTTCTGGCGGCCTGGTTTCTCTTTCTTATAAATGACCGGATATGGAAACGGCCTGTGCGGATCGGTCTGAAGGCGCAGATGCTCGGGGCCTTCCTGGTGATGATCCTGCCCATCGTGCTTCAGGGGATGCTGTTCCTCGAACGTTCGTTTTCCGAGCAGGCATTCCGCTTCCGGTCAGACCGGATTCATGAAACGGAGGCGGTGGCCCGGAATCTGGATCGAACCCTTCCCGTGTATTTGGGCTGCTTTTTGAATCTGATCCAAGGCAGGCTGGACGAGCCGGCATTCAGGGCAGCGCTGGCAAAGGTCGCTGACGGAGGCGAGACGGGGGTGGTCGATTCCGCCAGTCTCCTCGCATGGCAGTTGTACAAGGATCTCGCCTCGGCGGGAGTGGTCCTCAAGGACCCGATCATCGGAGGCGCCGACTTCTTCGGGAGCAATTTTGCCTGGGATTCGAAGAAAGGGACGCTCCTCCAGCGGAAACTCCTGTTTGACGGCCCGGCGAGTGTTCTCCAGCGATTCAACGCCGGCCGAGCGAATGCCGGAGCGAAAAGCAGCTTCGAGGACATGATCGTTTCGGCCAGCACTGACCAGCTTCGCACGGCGATGTCCTCCGTCGTTTCGACCGAACTCCTCGCCGATGAGTACCTGGGACTGCGGTTCTTCACCCAGATTTCACTCTCCAGAGACCTGAAAAACTCGACGATGGTGCGCTTGTTCCTCTTCGACCAGGGGGTCCCGCGGTTTTCCTTCCTTGCCCTGGTTCCATACCAGTCGGTATTGTATCAGCCCCTCATGACCTGGAACCGCTCACGCAGCGAGCTTCTCCCGGGCGATCTGCCGGGCGTCTCGGCCGTGCACCGGTCACTTCCGGCCGTCATCCCGGATGCGCCCTTCTGGACCGCCAATCCGACCACGCAGGACGGTTCGCTTTCGTTCTCGACCTGTTTTCGCCTTTCGCCCGCCGTGTTCAGCGAGCCAGCCATGCAGGCATTCCAGGCCCAGACGACGCTTTCACGGTTTATCCCACAGGGGCGAGACACGATTCTCATGAGCGTTCTGCCGCGAACCGAGGGCGATCAGACGGCGTTCGTCGCTTTCTCCCCGTTCAGCCGGGAGTTGGCCCGGGAACTGGAAGCCAATGCGCGAGGTCGTCTTCTGCTTCTGCTGCTGGTCGTCCTGTGTTTTGGGGCCTCGTGGTATGCCTCCGAGTCCTTCCTGAGACCGGTTCTCGATCTTTCGGCCGCCGCCCGCCAGATCCGGGCGGGGAATTTCAAGGCGCGGCTTTCCGGAGAGTTCGAGGGCGAGTTCGGGCTGCTGGCCGGTTCGTTCAACGCGATGGCTCGCGGGGTCGAGGAAGGTCGCCTCCTGAGCCGGTTCGTCTCGGAGTCGGTCCGCATGACGGCCAGATCCAGGGGGAACGTGGATGGCTCCGATCGCGGAACGGTGATCAACGTGACCGTCATCTTTGCGGGGTTGAGCGGATTCAAGGCGCTGATGGCGGCCGTTCCGCCCGAAGACCTGGTCGAGCGCCTCAATATCTGTCTCGAGACGATGTCCGGCATCATCCGCGCCCACGACGGCGAAATCGACAAGTTTATCGGAGACAAGATCCTGGCGGTGTTCCACGAAGCCGGGCCCGGGAGCGGTGATTCGGCCCGGAAGGCGGTTTCTGCCGCTCTCGCCATGCGGGAGGCCATGCGTGCGCTCGAGAGCCGGATCGGTTCCTCGATCGGGATCGGCATCGTGACGGGAAGCGTCCTGTCGGGAATCCTCGGCACGGCCGAGGTGCGGCTCGAGCACACGATCCTCGGCGATACCGTGAATCTCGCCTCCCGTCTTGGCGACATCGCCCAGAAACTCGATCCGGACGGCGCCATCGGCACGGTCCCGGGTGGAGGCATCGTGATCGAAGCCGAGACCCGTCGCCTGCTGGCAGATTTCCCCGCCGCCATTCATCCGCTGAAACTCCCCCCGATCAAGGGAAAGACCCGCGCGGTCGAAGCCTATCTTGTCACCCCGCCCTGCCCAAGCTGAAGCCGGAGGACCATGCGCTGCATGAACGTACGAATGTTGAATCGCCCGTGGCTTTTCCTCGCAGAAGTGGTTTTCCTGCTCGTCCTTGCCCTCCCGTCGGCCGCAGCTGGAGAGGAAAGCGAGGAATGCCGAGTCAGAATCGAAAACCGCGAACGGGGGGAAATCGCCGTTTCGACCGATCGGGGCGTGAGTTGGAGGGGCATCGGAAGGGTTGTGCGCCCCGATGACGGCTACACGCAGGAAACCGGAGACGACGGTTTCACCGCCGCGGACTGGGCGCCTTCGGGGGCCGTGGCCGCGACGGCCGTCAATGCCCTTCATATCAAGGTTCGGCAGGGAACA
Above is a genomic segment from Candidatus Ozemobacteraceae bacterium containing:
- a CDS encoding adenylate/guanylate cyclase domain-containing protein translates to MNKLLRAVSVLFPVFLLLLPLAIFSGGMKSAARLKNADIRRQWVEEKGILARQLEEMAQPGFWVAEAVRSTRVALERKKRWEVPALGQFFGEELPRCLPKGMRRPKVYAFRHSADDSEPGTLLTGKGLEARGRVMLSKMLRNLGLQACDLPNEFQENVLTSQLISLFGGRLPRGILEASFHGRSFPVLFEKKLYLAAWENVIVEGRPRVSFLFLFPNSLHAHRDAMLLTLRNYRRYFGTARVMPVFIPIRTPMDREKVPILAPARVLSPSARRLCRRISSRIEFSPPRDGRPIGSISMPCSDMYKVLEVSTLWGYACALHPLSGSIGMFIGRRPASVVPETGVPGWLFATVLVGWGVSAFFRKTSGKRYSGSVKTTLLLWILGLSLLPVALIWSTGQRMFADLESNRLEALKGDLDSYLGEIETGFTETRNSWLQACRAILSSPMLSKDIDAVQLETASNQAVLDRVWEIFETRIGEPRAIAVLNAANQVVYRKAASISEEDFRFIIHTLKMSGAANLEETAGANQAVKKAFSEFDAINEVDLGRKKVLRYYNRFTPQSGKPCLLVAIWEEEAHYAPYLVRKIGSLHKRLRNVTFGAIRMEEKPVVVANAGSSGSVEKIIYEINKMRYGIKMSGGEERRTFLFSRNLPGHLFVASTSIRPMLDEIAAEKRRSVVILALLLLLAIIGSGILSGRIAYPIVKMAQGLERISNDDLTVRVSEYRHDEIGEAGKTLDMMTRWLAERQKISRFVAPQVLDALGKDEPERLSQATRRDAVTLVSDIRGFTTLSETHPPEMIFSLINRHLQIMTRAIQKHGGVIDRFIGDAIQAVYYCAPGFDAAGKAVESALEMMDAHRKFNEERLAQGLFTYGIGIGIDQGSLLTGVMGDPAVRLDFSVVGDPMKHAADLEASSKCGKATKIVCSGTVREAVSERFGYIPMEGTDCDDAWEVTERLSSSEGQEKTCEAPAQLPEQTERTERPAPRLAAETAGGPAFQASSGAVLAFGLLAILVPFGLTLRGLDTISGQARVTGLARMQADFRKELSLAETSLEPRFQLSLDLRARAEQALELDPPDDPRLLANAVASIAGARCFRIDMPKFGRSDGALPNMFREVRGGAGVNLNSLPENLLQSWLLLVSDKVFSLARSSPPFPRAVLQDAWDRYEQAVGSRNDLERHFGQGFGNLTSVSLGGSSFQFLWAVGRSWNDPAVATLSAAFFVIPDDQITQERGNRAFVANMARRGLRAAILPAHGARNPDWIDQEFLRNPAYGSLLDKPPLSLVELPSANERLVAHARRSLGENPITIVLMQACPPESKIPALIRFGTLLFFGAFLAAWFLFLINDRIWKRPVRIGLKAQMLGAFLVMILPIVLQGMLFLERSFSEQAFRFRSDRIHETEAVARNLDRTLPVYLGCFLNLIQGRLDEPAFRAALAKVADGGETGVVDSASLLAWQLYKDLASAGVVLKDPIIGGADFFGSNFAWDSKKGTLLQRKLLFDGPASVLQRFNAGRANAGAKSSFEDMIVSASTDQLRTAMSSVVSTELLADEYLGLRFFTQISLSRDLKNSTMVRLFLFDQGVPRFSFLALVPYQSVLYQPLMTWNRSRSELLPGDLPGVSAVHRSLPAVIPDAPFWTANPTTQDGSLSFSTCFRLSPAVFSEPAMQAFQAQTTLSRFIPQGRDTILMSVLPRTEGDQTAFVAFSPFSRELARELEANARGRLLLLLLVVLCFGASWYASESFLRPVLDLSAAARQIRAGNFKARLSGEFEGEFGLLAGSFNAMARGVEEGRLLSRFVSESVRMTARSRGNVDGSDRGTVINVTVIFAGLSGFKALMAAVPPEDLVERLNICLETMSGIIRAHDGEIDKFIGDKILAVFHEAGPGSGDSARKAVSAALAMREAMRALESRIGSSIGIGIVTGSVLSGILGTAEVRLEHTILGDTVNLASRLGDIAQKLDPDGAIGTVPGGGIVIEAETRRLLADFPAAIHPLKLPPIKGKTRAVEAYLVTPPCPS